One region of Oxalobacteraceae bacterium OTU3CAMAD1 genomic DNA includes:
- a CDS encoding AEC family transporter, which translates to MAQTSLRSSMLDILAITSPIYIIVLAGYLATRFGVFERADMRVFGKFVLNFALPALIFNALATRHIREVLHPAYFLAYLGGSLVMMTVAYVVGRRLGGLSRMRSTFLAMGVSCSNSSFMGFPILLLMVAPVAGVALALNVMVENLVMLPLLLAMAESARGAGGSWRQVLGQSVKRLARNPMVLAVTAGLIVSLAEVSLPQPVLRSVTLFSQASGGVSLFAIGGTLVGLPLTTGWQRVLPIVAGKLVGHPLAVLMMIALLPLVGIAPMEPSLRAAALLMAAMPMLSIYPILAQAYGEADRSATTLLICMVASFFTLSAWMWLVR; encoded by the coding sequence ATGGCGCAAACTTCCCTGCGCTCATCCATGCTCGATATCCTCGCCATCACCAGCCCGATCTATATCATCGTCCTCGCCGGCTACCTCGCCACCCGCTTCGGCGTGTTCGAGCGGGCGGACATGCGGGTGTTCGGCAAGTTTGTACTGAACTTCGCGCTGCCGGCGCTGATCTTCAACGCGCTGGCGACGCGCCATATCCGCGAGGTGCTGCACCCGGCCTATTTTCTGGCCTACCTGGGCGGCTCGCTGGTGATGATGACGGTCGCCTACGTGGTCGGCCGGCGTCTGGGCGGCTTGAGCCGCATGCGCAGCACCTTCCTGGCGATGGGCGTGTCGTGCTCCAACAGCAGCTTCATGGGCTTTCCGATCCTGTTGCTGATGGTGGCGCCGGTGGCCGGCGTGGCGCTGGCGCTGAACGTGATGGTGGAGAATCTGGTGATGCTGCCACTGCTGCTGGCGATGGCGGAGAGTGCCCGGGGTGCCGGCGGGTCGTGGCGCCAGGTGCTCGGACAGTCGGTCAAGCGCCTGGCACGCAACCCGATGGTGCTGGCGGTCACCGCCGGCCTGATTGTCAGCCTGGCGGAAGTGTCGCTGCCGCAGCCGGTGCTGCGCAGCGTGACCTTGTTCTCGCAGGCCAGCGGCGGCGTGTCGCTGTTCGCCATCGGCGGCACCCTGGTGGGCTTGCCTTTGACCACCGGCTGGCAGCGCGTGCTGCCCATCGTGGCGGGCAAGCTGGTGGGGCATCCGTTGGCCGTGCTGATGATGATTGCGCTGTTGCCGCTGGTGGGCATCGCGCCGATGGAGCCGTCGCTGCGCGCGGCGGCGCTGCTGATGGCGGCGATGCCGATGTTGAGCATCTACCCGATCCTGGCGCAGGCGTACGGCGAGGCCGACCGCAGCGCGACGACACTGTTGATTTGCATGGTGGCGTCGTTCTTCACCTTGAGCGCTTGGATGTGGTTGGTGCGTTAG
- a CDS encoding DUF45 domain-containing protein, translating to MSSLKYLSAYSEQTQQQVTQLLAKNQLGEVLLKRYKKPHELRTDKALYNYVQELKDEHLRNAEPINKVEYDSKIHVINHALGLHTSISRVQGGKLKAKHEIRVATMFKEVPLEFLRMIAVHELAHVKEKQHDKAFYKLCTYMEPNYHQYEFDLRLYLTHLDTGAGRLWA from the coding sequence ATGTCCTCCCTGAAGTACCTCAGCGCCTATTCCGAGCAAACGCAGCAGCAAGTGACCCAATTGCTGGCCAAGAACCAGCTGGGCGAGGTGCTGCTCAAGCGCTACAAAAAGCCGCACGAGCTGCGCACCGACAAGGCGCTGTACAACTACGTGCAGGAATTGAAAGATGAACATCTGCGCAACGCCGAGCCGATCAACAAGGTCGAGTACGACAGCAAGATCCATGTGATCAACCACGCGCTGGGCTTGCATACGTCGATCTCGCGCGTCCAGGGCGGCAAGCTCAAGGCCAAGCACGAGATCCGCGTCGCCACCATGTTCAAGGAAGTGCCGCTGGAATTCCTGCGCATGATCGCCGTGCACGAATTGGCGCACGTGAAGGAAAAGCAGCACGACAAGGCGTTCTACAAGCTGTGCACGTACATGGAGCCGAACTACCACCAGTACGAGTTCGATCTGCGGCTGTACCTTACCCATCTCGATACCGGCGCCGGCCGGCTGTGGGCTTAG
- a CDS encoding aspartate/glutamate racemase family protein: MTSTQTCIGIIGGLGTLAGADVHRKMLRRVARDAFPDQYRILYEHHHFDGDDSQPGGGAPMLGRQLYVYDMAQRYARAGASSVMLPCFISHTFLHQLRAELRLPVISLMDAVLAALEQCGGLRTRTVGVLTSDYVLGQRLFERHLEPAGYRLVYPQPEIQRCCVRGAVYGAGGLQAGGATPRAEALLLEACRDLMAQGADVIVPGATDIAMVAGPLRAAGMPVLDSNQAYVDFAMAHRGHQRRQPPGAFKIGIVGGVGPAATVDFMDKIISNTDATRDQDHIKLVVDHNPQIPDRTANLIGGGEDPTLAIYAACKRLEANQADLIAIPCNTAHAYVERIRRQLTIPIVNMLHETVRHIGRHHPGHRRVGLLATTGTIGSRVYQEAAAGAEFELLMPDQPHQALVMRAIYGERGVKAGYLDGECREDLMRALTHLVDAGATVVILGCTELPLLLREDAAFAIAGREVALLDPTAILARRCVALARMEDAQNGACRRASAEAARKITG; this comes from the coding sequence ATGACTTCCACACAAACATGCATCGGCATCATTGGCGGCCTCGGCACATTGGCGGGCGCGGACGTGCACCGCAAGATGCTGCGTCGGGTGGCCCGCGACGCCTTTCCCGACCAGTACCGCATCCTGTACGAGCACCACCATTTCGACGGCGACGACAGCCAACCGGGCGGCGGCGCGCCGATGCTCGGTCGCCAGCTGTACGTCTACGACATGGCGCAGCGCTACGCGCGGGCTGGCGCTAGCAGCGTGATGCTGCCTTGCTTCATCAGCCACACCTTCCTGCACCAGCTACGCGCCGAACTGCGCCTGCCCGTCATCAGTCTGATGGACGCGGTGCTGGCCGCGCTGGAGCAGTGCGGCGGTCTCCGCACCCGTACCGTCGGCGTGCTCACGTCCGACTACGTGCTAGGCCAGCGTCTGTTCGAGCGCCACCTGGAACCGGCCGGTTACCGGCTGGTCTATCCGCAGCCGGAGATTCAGCGGTGCTGTGTCAGGGGAGCCGTCTATGGCGCCGGGGGATTGCAGGCCGGCGGCGCCACGCCGCGCGCGGAGGCGCTGCTGCTGGAGGCGTGCCGCGACCTGATGGCGCAGGGCGCCGATGTCATCGTACCCGGCGCGACGGACATCGCCATGGTCGCCGGCCCGCTGCGTGCCGCCGGCATGCCGGTATTGGACAGCAACCAGGCCTATGTCGATTTCGCGATGGCGCACCGGGGGCACCAGCGGCGTCAACCGCCGGGCGCTTTCAAGATCGGCATCGTCGGCGGCGTTGGTCCGGCGGCGACGGTGGATTTCATGGACAAGATCATCTCGAACACCGATGCCACGCGCGATCAGGACCATATCAAGCTTGTCGTCGACCACAATCCGCAGATCCCCGACCGCACGGCCAATCTGATCGGCGGCGGCGAGGACCCCACCTTGGCGATCTACGCCGCGTGCAAGCGGTTAGAGGCCAACCAGGCTGATCTGATCGCGATACCCTGCAACACCGCCCACGCCTATGTCGAGCGCATCCGCCGGCAGCTGACGATACCCATCGTCAACATGCTGCATGAAACAGTGCGGCATATCGGCCGGCACCATCCCGGACACCGCCGGGTCGGCCTGCTGGCGACCACCGGCACCATCGGCAGCCGGGTGTATCAGGAGGCCGCCGCCGGCGCGGAGTTCGAACTGCTGATGCCGGACCAGCCCCACCAGGCGCTGGTGATGCGCGCCATTTATGGCGAGCGCGGCGTCAAGGCCGGTTATCTGGACGGCGAATGCCGGGAGGACTTGATGCGGGCGCTAACGCATCTGGTCGACGCCGGCGCCACAGTGGTGATCTTGGGGTGCACCGAATTGCCGCTGCTGCTGCGGGAGGACGCGGCGTTCGCGATCGCCGGACGCGAGGTCGCGCTGCTCGACCCGACCGCGATCCTTGCGCGGCGTTGCGTGGCGCTGGCAAGGATGGAGGACGCGCAGAACGGCGCCTGCCGTCGCGCATCTGCTGAGGCTGCCAGGAAAATTACAGGCTGA
- a CDS encoding DUF4982 domain-containing protein, whose amino-acid sequence MTNRLGKVLIAIILAGCACVTATAAMAAEPAPLAAARAIDGRERINIDKDWRFAHGHPYDAQKDFKHGLRPFFFAKAGYGDGPAAVDFSDAAWRKLDLPHDWAVELPFDARANTNHGSLAIGRNFPENSVGWYRKVIHIPAADKGRRVSLEFDGVYRNSVVWVNGHYIGTEPSGYSGFRYDITDYLTVGGDNVIAVRADATVEEGWFYEGAGIYRHVWLTKTDPLHVAQWGTFVKTKVDGAKARIDVDVTVVNDGKSAQAFTLRQQVYGPDGKLVAQAEQARRSVGAVRDGGFSSALTVPRPRLWSLEEPNLYTLKTTLLQGARVVDSYDTRFGIRTVVFDPDKGFSLNGKPLKLQGTNNHQDHAGVGVALPDGLQTWRLKQLKSFGVNAYRASHHPPTPELLEEADRLGMLVIDEHRMMGTTPELRGQLDRMIRRDRNHPSVIIWSVGNEEWALEWKDPGPHLAREMDEHVKRMDPTRRTTVATSGSGKGVSLGADVIGFNYGAQHDVDQFHRDHPAKPAMMSEEGSTLTTRGVYFDEPARSHLNAYDRQGRPGSSLSIEEGWRRVQERDWMSGMFVWTGFDYRGETTPFGWPAVGSQFGMLDTTGVLKDTAYYLKSVWTREPMVHILPHWNWAGREGQPIKVHVYSNGDAVELFQDGRPLGRKTMVKDGKLEWMVPYQAGKLTATAYRKGEPVATAEVATTGAGARVALSADKTVLKPDGTDIAVVWVNVADAAGKIVPTAGDLVGFDASGPIRIIGVGNGDPGSHEADRPADRHSFVPLSGWRTLAVDSADQPAALAATVDTSSWRDPAAWLPPTEQPPLTRYLVLRGEFPPPALTADGRAALFIDRLHADQAVYVNGRAVEATPVDGGLMIALEGAQLKDANSLAYVLATPKDGVQGMFDRSVGTSKWGVLRVTAPAAPWQRRVFNGWAQVIVQSTGQAGEASLTAKSPGLAPATIRFQTGQAAR is encoded by the coding sequence GTGACTAATCGACTGGGCAAGGTACTCATCGCCATCATCCTCGCGGGCTGCGCCTGCGTGACCGCAACGGCCGCGATGGCCGCCGAGCCGGCCCCGCTGGCCGCCGCGCGCGCTATCGACGGCCGCGAACGCATCAACATCGACAAGGATTGGCGCTTCGCCCACGGCCACCCGTACGATGCGCAAAAGGACTTTAAGCACGGCCTGCGGCCATTTTTCTTCGCCAAGGCCGGCTACGGCGACGGCCCGGCCGCCGTCGACTTCAGCGACGCCGCCTGGCGCAAGCTGGACCTGCCGCACGACTGGGCGGTCGAGTTGCCGTTCGATGCGCGCGCCAACACCAACCACGGCTCGCTGGCCATCGGCCGCAACTTCCCGGAAAACAGCGTCGGCTGGTATCGCAAGGTGATCCATATCCCGGCCGCCGACAAGGGGCGCCGCGTCTCGCTGGAGTTCGACGGCGTCTACCGCAACAGCGTGGTCTGGGTGAACGGCCACTACATCGGCACCGAGCCGAGTGGCTATTCGGGCTTCCGCTACGACATCACCGATTATTTGACTGTCGGCGGCGACAACGTCATCGCCGTGCGCGCCGACGCCACCGTGGAGGAGGGCTGGTTTTACGAGGGCGCCGGCATCTATCGCCACGTCTGGCTGACCAAGACCGATCCGCTGCACGTGGCGCAGTGGGGCACCTTCGTCAAAACCAAAGTGGACGGCGCGAAGGCGCGCATCGACGTCGACGTCACCGTGGTCAACGATGGCAAGAGCGCGCAAGCGTTCACCTTGCGCCAGCAGGTGTACGGACCCGACGGCAAGCTGGTGGCGCAGGCCGAGCAGGCCCGCCGCTCCGTGGGCGCCGTGCGCGATGGCGGGTTCAGCTCGGCGCTGACGGTGCCGCGTCCGCGCCTGTGGTCGCTCGAAGAGCCCAACCTGTACACCCTGAAAACCACGCTGCTGCAAGGCGCCCGGGTGGTCGACAGCTACGACACCCGCTTCGGCATCCGCACCGTGGTGTTCGATCCGGACAAGGGTTTCTCGCTGAACGGCAAACCGCTCAAGCTGCAGGGCACCAACAACCACCAGGACCACGCCGGCGTCGGCGTGGCGCTGCCGGACGGGCTGCAGACCTGGCGCCTGAAGCAGCTCAAGTCGTTCGGCGTCAATGCCTACCGCGCCTCGCACCATCCGCCGACGCCGGAACTGCTGGAAGAGGCCGACCGGTTGGGCATGCTCGTCATCGACGAGCACCGCATGATGGGCACCACGCCCGAGTTGCGCGGCCAGCTCGACCGCATGATACGGCGCGACCGCAACCATCCGAGCGTCATCATCTGGTCGGTGGGCAACGAGGAATGGGCGCTGGAGTGGAAGGACCCCGGTCCCCATCTGGCGCGCGAAATGGACGAGCATGTCAAGCGCATGGACCCGACGCGGCGCACCACGGTGGCCACCAGCGGATCGGGCAAGGGCGTGTCGCTGGGGGCGGACGTGATCGGCTTTAACTACGGCGCCCAGCACGACGTCGACCAGTTCCACCGCGACCATCCGGCCAAGCCGGCGATGATGTCGGAGGAGGGCTCGACCTTGACCACGCGCGGCGTCTACTTCGACGAGCCGGCGCGCTCCCATCTGAATGCCTACGACCGCCAAGGCCGCCCGGGCAGCAGCCTTAGCATCGAAGAGGGCTGGCGCCGCGTCCAGGAACGCGACTGGATGAGCGGCATGTTCGTCTGGACCGGCTTCGACTACCGGGGCGAGACCACGCCGTTCGGCTGGCCGGCCGTCGGCTCGCAGTTCGGCATGCTCGACACCACCGGCGTGTTGAAGGATACCGCCTACTACCTCAAGTCGGTGTGGACGCGCGAACCGATGGTGCACATCCTGCCGCACTGGAACTGGGCGGGCAGGGAGGGGCAGCCGATCAAGGTGCACGTCTACAGCAACGGCGACGCGGTCGAGCTGTTCCAGGACGGCCGCCCGCTGGGCCGCAAGACGATGGTCAAGGATGGGAAGCTGGAATGGATGGTGCCCTACCAGGCCGGTAAATTGACCGCGACGGCCTACCGCAAGGGCGAACCGGTGGCGACGGCGGAGGTGGCGACCACCGGCGCCGGCGCCCGCGTCGCGCTGAGCGCCGACAAGACCGTCCTCAAGCCCGACGGCACCGATATCGCCGTGGTGTGGGTCAACGTCGCCGACGCCGCCGGCAAGATCGTGCCGACCGCTGGCGACCTGGTTGGCTTCGACGCGTCCGGCCCGATCCGCATCATCGGCGTCGGCAACGGCGATCCGGGTTCGCACGAGGCCGACCGTCCGGCCGACCGCCACAGCTTCGTGCCGCTGTCCGGCTGGCGCACCCTCGCCGTCGATAGCGCCGACCAGCCGGCTGCGCTTGCCGCGACGGTCGATACGTCGTCGTGGCGCGATCCGGCTGCGTGGTTGCCGCCCACGGAGCAGCCGCCGCTGACGCGCTATCTGGTATTGCGTGGCGAGTTCCCCCCGCCGGCCCTGACGGCGGACGGCCGCGCCGCCCTGTTCATCGACCGGCTGCACGCCGACCAGGCGGTGTATGTGAACGGCCGCGCGGTCGAGGCGACGCCGGTCGACGGCGGCCTGATGATCGCGCTGGAGGGCGCGCAACTGAAGGACGCCAACAGCCTGGCCTATGTCCTGGCGACACCGAAGGACGGCGTGCAGGGCATGTTCGACCGCTCGGTGGGCACCAGCAAATGGGGCGTGCTGCGCGTCACCGCGCCGGCTGCGCCGTGGCAGCGGCGCGTGTTCAACGGCTGGGCACAGGTGATCGTGCAATCGACCGGGCAAGCCGGGGAAGCCAGCCTGACCGCCAAGTCGCCCGGCCTGGCGCCGGCGACGATCCGGTTCCAGACAGGGCAGGCCGCCCGTTAA
- a CDS encoding glycosyltransferase, with protein MAGARHILILAAGSAGDVYPFIVIGQALLRRGYDVTLVASDNFKERVERAGMAFASGLSQAELDELVHDPDLWHPQKGLFTIWKHMARHFAPSYARQLALVEARPTVIVASTLAMTGRILQEARGVPLATVHLAPACFFSAYDPAARAGLEWLAGMPPWVVRIVLGLIDRLLIDPAVRPGVNDLRASLGLAPARRILSWWLHSPQRVICAFPDWFAAPQADWPPNTVCTGFPRMPAAPDDALGEELRRFLDAGPAPIAVTPGSAMAHGRAFIERAIAAAAALQQRVVVITPFREQLPPVLPAFVHHVTYAPFDALAPRVAVFVHHGGVGTSATVMAAGKPQLVVPFSYDQPDNGMRLTRLGVGAMVKPDAPLDAWTAALSGLLNRPEVATACAALAAKLASERPPAEQIADLIESLAAK; from the coding sequence ATGGCCGGCGCGCGCCACATTCTCATCCTTGCGGCCGGCAGCGCCGGCGACGTCTATCCCTTTATCGTCATCGGCCAGGCCCTGCTGCGGCGCGGCTACGACGTCACCCTGGTCGCCTCCGACAATTTCAAGGAGCGGGTCGAGCGCGCGGGCATGGCCTTCGCCTCCGGCCTGAGCCAGGCCGAGCTCGACGAGCTGGTGCACGACCCCGACCTGTGGCATCCGCAGAAGGGGCTGTTCACGATCTGGAAGCATATGGCCAGGCATTTCGCCCCGTCGTATGCGCGGCAGCTGGCGCTGGTCGAAGCGCGGCCCACGGTGATCGTCGCCAGCACCCTGGCGATGACCGGCCGTATTCTGCAGGAAGCCAGGGGCGTGCCGCTGGCCACGGTCCATCTGGCGCCGGCGTGTTTCTTTTCCGCCTACGACCCGGCCGCGCGCGCCGGACTGGAGTGGCTGGCCGGGATGCCGCCGTGGGTCGTGCGCATCGTGCTCGGCCTGATCGACCGCCTGTTGATCGATCCCGCCGTTCGTCCCGGCGTCAATGACTTGCGCGCCTCGCTCGGCCTGGCGCCCGCGCGCCGCATACTGAGCTGGTGGCTGCATTCGCCGCAGCGCGTCATCTGTGCCTTTCCCGACTGGTTCGCCGCGCCGCAGGCCGACTGGCCGCCGAACACCGTCTGCACCGGCTTCCCGCGCATGCCGGCCGCGCCGGATGACGCCCTCGGCGAGGAGCTGCGGCGCTTCCTCGACGCCGGCCCCGCGCCGATCGCCGTCACGCCCGGTTCGGCGATGGCGCATGGCCGCGCCTTCATCGAACGCGCGATCGCGGCGGCCGCAGCCTTGCAACAGCGGGTGGTGGTGATCACGCCGTTCCGCGAACAGTTGCCGCCGGTGTTGCCGGCGTTTGTGCACCACGTGACGTATGCGCCGTTCGACGCGCTGGCGCCGCGCGTGGCGGTGTTCGTCCACCACGGCGGCGTCGGCACCAGCGCCACCGTGATGGCGGCGGGCAAACCGCAGTTGGTCGTGCCGTTTTCGTACGACCAGCCCGACAACGGCATGCGCCTGACGCGCCTGGGCGTAGGCGCGATGGTCAAGCCGGACGCGCCGCTCGACGCTTGGACCGCCGCGCTGTCGGGCCTGTTGAACCGGCCGGAGGTGGCCACCGCCTGCGCGGCATTGGCGGCGAAGCTGGCGTCCGAGCGCCCGCCGGCCGAACAGATCGCCGATCTGATCGAGTCGCTGGCGGCGAAATGA
- a CDS encoding TIGR00730 family Rossman fold protein, whose product MTKTICVYCGANAGVSPVYAEAARALAAAMVDQNLALVYGGGNVGLMGIIADEVLRLGGEATGVIPTALVEREVGHTGLTRQFIVKDMHERKAMMASLSDGFIAMPGGMGTLEELFEMLTWSQLGIHAKPIGLLNVDGFYDGLIGFIAHAREQGFIRPQHAALMMSESDPRALLQLLKA is encoded by the coding sequence GTGACGAAGACGATTTGTGTGTATTGCGGCGCCAACGCTGGCGTCAGCCCCGTTTACGCCGAGGCGGCGCGCGCGCTGGCGGCTGCGATGGTCGATCAAAACCTGGCGCTGGTGTACGGCGGCGGTAATGTCGGTTTGATGGGCATCATCGCCGACGAGGTGTTGCGACTCGGCGGCGAGGCCACCGGCGTGATCCCGACCGCGCTGGTCGAGCGCGAAGTGGGCCACACCGGCCTGACGCGCCAGTTCATCGTCAAGGACATGCACGAGCGCAAGGCGATGATGGCCAGCCTGTCGGACGGGTTTATCGCCATGCCCGGCGGCATGGGCACGCTGGAGGAGTTGTTCGAGATGCTGACCTGGTCGCAGCTGGGCATCCACGCCAAGCCGATCGGCCTGCTCAATGTCGACGGCTTCTACGACGGCTTGATCGGCTTCATCGCCCACGCCAGGGAGCAGGGCTTCATCCGTCCGCAGCATGCGGCGCTGATGATGTCCGAGAGCGATCCGCGGGCACTGCTTCAACTGCTGAAGGCCTAG
- a CDS encoding TetR/AcrR family transcriptional regulator, translating into MQQKAPRRTRERILELSLRLFNEFGEPNITTTVIAEEMNISPGNLYYHFRNKDDIVNSIFVQFEAEIERILTVPNGRRSNIDDVWMYLHLMFELIWRYRFFYRDLNDLLSRNRKLELHFKQILAHKIKVAKQLCEDLRSEKSLEASDAAIDAMATNMVVVATYWLSYEYVRNPRKYSEQQSMADALARGCYQVLSQIGPYLRNETSLLFQKLSEEYLKKLK; encoded by the coding sequence ATGCAACAAAAAGCACCCCGCCGCACCCGTGAACGCATACTGGAACTGTCCCTGCGCTTGTTTAACGAGTTCGGCGAACCCAACATCACCACCACGGTGATCGCCGAGGAGATGAATATCTCCCCTGGGAACCTGTATTACCATTTCCGCAATAAGGACGACATCGTCAACTCGATCTTCGTCCAGTTCGAGGCCGAGATCGAACGCATCCTCACCGTGCCCAACGGGCGCCGCTCGAACATCGACGACGTCTGGATGTATCTGCACCTGATGTTCGAGCTGATCTGGCGCTACCGCTTCTTCTACCGCGACCTCAACGATTTGCTGTCGCGTAACCGCAAGCTCGAGCTGCACTTCAAGCAGATCCTGGCGCACAAGATCAAGGTCGCCAAGCAGCTGTGCGAGGACTTGCGCAGCGAAAAATCGCTGGAGGCGTCCGACGCCGCCATCGACGCCATGGCCACCAACATGGTGGTGGTGGCGACGTACTGGCTGTCGTACGAGTACGTGCGCAACCCGCGCAAGTACAGCGAGCAGCAATCGATGGCCGACGCGCTGGCGCGCGGCTGTTACCAGGTGCTGTCGCAGATCGGGCCGTATCTGCGCAATGAGACCAGTTTGCTGTTCCAGAAACTGTCCGAAGAATATCTGAAGAAGCTCAAGTGA
- a CDS encoding type III secretion system effector protein: MPTADDFTLANAQAGDYAKFASALNYIQGVFQSSGTVATVQGSTVRINHQGIDAYDASTGIIDWDPDSGLVVNNGGTSGVQSPAVGLYHEMAHKADPRFDWETPDQREAEATSMETTVAQALGEPIRATYTSTSGTVVVSNPTEHTSNGVWTQKNDDGSVQSGGAYPGPAPDLDDSGGGTTDPGTGDGDGGDDGTGGGGGDDGGGDGGGDGGGGGGGGGDDDLGPIEEDRVVQTSRVDKVKPTSSDAVAGHPLAANVKSANVSVLSTPVAMQTASLRGASQLIQSMASFGVQSAALNQDHGFAGTVHPAEIGVSGGRHPARFVAALV, translated from the coding sequence ATGCCGACAGCAGACGATTTTACCTTGGCAAATGCACAAGCCGGTGATTACGCGAAGTTTGCGAGCGCACTCAACTATATCCAGGGGGTGTTTCAAAGCTCCGGTACCGTGGCTACAGTGCAGGGCTCCACGGTCCGAATCAATCATCAGGGAATTGATGCGTACGACGCCAGTACCGGCATCATCGATTGGGACCCGGACTCGGGTCTGGTTGTTAACAATGGCGGGACAAGCGGCGTGCAATCCCCCGCAGTCGGTCTTTATCATGAAATGGCGCACAAAGCCGATCCGAGATTTGACTGGGAGACGCCTGATCAGCGGGAGGCGGAGGCCACTTCGATGGAGACAACGGTGGCCCAGGCACTGGGTGAGCCGATTCGGGCCACCTACACAAGCACTAGCGGAACCGTGGTTGTCAGCAATCCGACGGAACATACCAGCAACGGTGTGTGGACACAAAAAAATGATGATGGCAGCGTGCAGTCCGGAGGCGCCTATCCCGGACCGGCTCCCGATCTGGACGACAGCGGTGGTGGCACGACCGATCCCGGCACGGGTGATGGAGATGGCGGCGACGATGGCACGGGCGGTGGCGGCGGGGATGATGGTGGCGGCGACGGCGGTGGTGACGGCGGTGGCGGTGGTGGCGGCGGCGGTGACGATGATCTTGGACCGATTGAGGAAGACCGGGTCGTTCAAACATCGCGGGTGGACAAAGTTAAACCGACCAGCAGCGATGCCGTCGCCGGCCACCCGCTGGCGGCGAACGTCAAGTCCGCCAATGTCTCGGTCTTGTCCACGCCGGTAGCCATGCAGACGGCCAGCCTGCGCGGCGCGAGCCAATTAATACAATCCATGGCCAGTTTCGGCGTCCAATCGGCCGCGCTGAACCAGGATCACGGCTTCGCCGGGACGGTTCATCCAGCCGAGATTGGCGTGTCCGGCGGCCGCCATCCGGCGCGCTTCGTCGCAGCACTGGTGTAG
- a CDS encoding M91 family zinc metallopeptidase: protein MPITGVFNSISNASNADLQKLQSALSYGSQNSQGTQLISDTSAQHADLVINHNGINQTVQDSDGHMTISWDPDTAIAVTDANGNISNYESPAANLFHEMSHANDPYLWLDVQIADPQYDNLADKTAIERTNSIVTPLGEEGRTNHSGGYVQVDNPTEHTAGGQWIEIGSDGQTKSSTQPDGFGDDWSGSGSTPVDSGGASDGGGDGGGADGDGGGEGGNDGGGGDGGGGGGGGGGGGGGDDDLGPINEDSVNPTARLDTAKLDKAHAATGNGLTTTANASSLSTPAGLQAPSLRRASQLIQSMASFGAPSGALNQEHGLAGAIHPAEMGLAAGRHPGRMVA from the coding sequence ATGCCAATCACGGGTGTATTTAATTCCATTTCCAACGCCAGCAACGCGGACCTGCAAAAACTTCAAAGTGCATTGAGTTATGGGAGCCAGAATTCGCAAGGAACCCAGTTAATCAGCGATACCAGCGCCCAGCATGCCGACCTGGTTATCAACCATAACGGCATCAACCAAACCGTGCAAGACTCGGACGGGCATATGACCATCAGCTGGGATCCCGATACAGCGATCGCGGTGACCGACGCCAACGGCAACATCTCCAACTATGAATCGCCGGCTGCGAATTTGTTCCACGAGATGTCTCATGCAAACGATCCCTATCTGTGGCTTGATGTCCAAATAGCAGATCCTCAATACGATAATCTTGCGGACAAGACGGCCATCGAGAGAACCAATTCCATCGTCACCCCTCTTGGCGAGGAAGGACGCACGAATCATTCTGGAGGCTATGTCCAGGTGGACAATCCCACGGAACATACCGCCGGCGGCCAGTGGATTGAAATAGGATCGGACGGTCAAACCAAGTCTTCCACTCAGCCCGATGGTTTCGGCGATGATTGGAGCGGTTCCGGTAGCACGCCAGTTGATTCGGGCGGGGCGTCGGATGGTGGCGGGGATGGCGGCGGCGCAGATGGCGACGGCGGTGGCGAAGGCGGCAACGACGGTGGCGGCGGCGATGGCGGTGGCGGTGGCGGTGGCGGTGGCGGTGGCGGTGGCGGCGACGATGATCTCGGCCCCATCAATGAAGACAGCGTCAACCCGACAGCCCGCCTGGACACCGCCAAGCTGGACAAAGCCCACGCCGCGACCGGCAACGGGTTGACGACGACCGCCAACGCGTCGTCGCTGTCGACGCCTGCCGGCTTACAGGCACCGAGCCTGCGCCGCGCCAGCCAATTGATACAGTCCATGGCAAGCTTCGGCGCCCCCTCTGGCGCGCTCAACCAGGAACACGGCCTCGCCGGCGCGATCCACCCTGCCGAGATGGGTCTGGCCGCAGGACGCCATCCGGGCCGCATGGTGGCTTAA